The Puntigrus tetrazona isolate hp1 chromosome 9, ASM1883169v1, whole genome shotgun sequence genome includes the window ATTAAGCAGGAAAAAGAACATCACTGCAATGTGTGTGCTTAACACCCACGTGCTCCCATCAAACACGTGCTGCACTGCGCTTTTTGGTCCCCGCTGCCCACAcagaggtgtgtgatggtgaaGTCATTGCTGTTTCGTAGTAACACTGTTTCAGTTGATATGTCTCATATGTCAGAGCTCCCATGAGTTAATTCGAGTGGCATGACATTCTAAGAAAAGCTGAGATGTGATTTCTGCTTATagataaattactttttgttgtGGCGCTCACAATCTTGTCGTGCATTCCCATGGGTTGATAACTAAATGGCAAATTAGgtcatcaaaaacatttttgactctttttttttttttgtgttgtgtagGTAGCTGGAgatgaaaagaggaaaaaaatacaacaacttGTAAATGAACTCTTTAATTGATATTCAAAGAAAGTTGACAGCTTCGTAAGTTAAAATTTCCAAATGGAATGGGACGCCATTATAAGGGTTCGCTTGAAATGTTACACATTGTGAGCGTCTTTAAAGCAAAACACAGTATTTAAACAGCAGCTTATGGAAATGTCATACACCTACATAATCACTCATACTTAGAATGGTCTTTTAGCCTCCTTGACCTTTGTGAGGGACTTTTccaaataattcattattctTGAAGAGTTAGTTTGTACAAAAAATGAAAGtcctgttatcatttacttgCCCATAAGACCTTTTTCTCAACACAAATGAagagattaatgtttatttgggTAGACAAATTGGATTAAACGgcatatttcatgttttttttgtttgcttttttttttttgataaatctGATAAAATTGATAAAGTTTTTGTATGGGTTTGGAGGGTAAGCAAATGCCAGAATTTTTAATTGACATTGAGAATTAAATCtcagaatttttatttgacGTCAGTGAAAGGCCTACATgaccaagtaaaaaaaaaaggaaataaattcCAATAGCATAGATATTAATCacaataagaaatatattacacaaacaaaatgagCAGTTCTAAATGtgacaaaattatattaaattcatattaaaattcataatgatcacaaaaaacaacatgaaatcgGTAATCTTATGTCAGAAATcttaaattcacaaaaatgtcaaaaataaaaacaaagagattTTAACACCATCAATAAGGTATTGTATTTTCTCAGAAAGAAAAGATATGAAACTGTACTCTAAAGCTATCCAACCGCATTTTCACACGTGTGCAGACATTTCCTCTGCAGTTTGCACCgtttttttcacataatttcAGCCCTCATGTGTTACTGCTGCTGTTTTCCTGCATGCTCCTGGATGATGCTGAAATGGAAATGTAGCTCTTAAAAAGACTCATGACTCTCTGCTTGTATGTTTTGATggcaaaaaagtaaataataggATCAAGACAGGTGTTAAAGTTCATCATCGCAACGGTTACCTGCAGAGACATTTTCAAAGTCTTTAAGTCCTCACAGTCGGGCTCACTGAGTAGCCTTCTCACTGCAAACTGCATGATGTTGATGTGGTAGGGACTGAAACACACCACAAAGCTCAGCAGAATGAGAAGGATCATGTTTTTGGCCCTGCTATTGCTTCCAGACCTGTTGGTCACTGGGTTTTCTTTGGCTGTCTTTGAGAGCTTGCAACTGACCTGACTGTAGCAGCACAAGATGAGTCCCAATGGAAAACAAAAGCCGATGATGCATGCAAACAGGAGAGTGATAGCCATCCCGTGGctatctaaattaaataattccatGCACGTTCGATGGTTGGCCCTGGTTTCCATAATGTTCCTAAAGAGCAGAGGGGAGGTCTCAAGAAGCACCATCACCCATACCAGAATGCAGATACATCGCACGACTTTGATTTTCCTCAGTTTTTGACACCTCTGACGGTGCAGCATGGCCAAGTAGCGATCTACACTGATGCAAGTCATGAAGGCAATGCTAGCGTAGGTATTGCTGTAGAAGATCATGGCAGTCAGCCGGCAAAAGAAATCTCCAAAAGGCCAGTCGAAGCCTCGGATGTAGTAGGTGATTCTGCCGGGAAGAGCCAAAGTGAAGAGTGTATCAGAGATGGCCAGGTTGATGATATATAGGGTGGTGGAGTTCATCTTCTGCTTTTTCTGACAGGTGATGCAGAGGACCAGGCTGTTACCTGCCACGCTGATGACAAAAATCAGGCAATAAAAAATAGGAAAGATGATCCGCGTAGACTCCTTGtagatgaaaacatcacaagtcTGGTTTAAGAAGCTGGCATTCATTGTCATCTTCTGTTGCGATGTTCCTGAGACTGTTTGGGAAAATACAAACCTGTTACAAATACATAGTAAACATAGTAAaaactttcaataaaaaaaatttatatatatattgacttgGAAACTTTTGGAGCGCAATGTTTTGCTTGTGTGTAATATAATTCGTGATTCAAAAGATTGCACATCAGTAAGCCGCAATAATTGTCTGATACTCACAGCAGGTTTgattgtctgtctctctttcagcTGGATAGTGATGTGACTCAGTAAGCGTTTTGCTGAATTACTTCAAAAGAGACCCACCCCCTTAAACCTGATTGGTTGAGCTCAATTGGGGTTAGATAAGGTATCCTGTAAAtcctatgtaaaaaaaaaaaaaaaaaacaacaacaacatttttgtaaaagtctgtttaatgtcttgttttttttgttgttgttgttgctttcagTTTTAATTACTGTCAATTACCTACATTACATAAATACTTTTAACTATTAACACATTCCAAGGAAGTCCAGGTAAACTCATTTGAGTAATTCTAAAATAATCAACTATTGAATGTTCCAGTGGTCATGTTCAGAAGTCTTAATGCATTCACGAATTTTCCATTACTACcagtcaaaaaaacatttttcaacacCTGCAATAATAGCCTACCTCTTTTTCTGGTTATTACAGCTCACGTACAACCACAAGCTTATATTTCTGCAGCACTGACCCAGTTAACGTGCCAAGTACGTTGAGGTACCTTTGCAGGGCTTAACAACATCCTTTTTCAAAATCATCAGGATAAATGTACCACACCCCAGGCATGGATGCTGGATGCTGCTTTAGACAGAACATCAAAAGTCACTTTAAGCGTCAGGTTTAACTGAAAACTAATTATGCATGGTTGTGCAACTTTGATTTAGTATGAAAACGCAGGTAGTTTGCAGTACCCAGCAAGCTAGTCAGGCTGCTGATAACATCTGTGGTTTATAACCACACTATACCTCATCCTCATGTTCGATATATAGCAGCAGTTTCCCAATCACTTGGTTTTCTGTTGATgaaagtagtgaaaaaaacaacaaaaagcactgacatttatttcacaatactgACAAACGTGAAGGAATGTGCGAGAGTCATTCGCATATACCTGTGGTTTTTATCTTGCACGGAACCTGGCACTATATGTGCTTTTACATAAACTTTGAACTTAAAAGTAACTGCTGCGAAACTTGCTACAGATTATATTAACACCTTTGCGTGAGTCATTATCGAGATTCTAGTTTTTTTTAGTACTTTCGCAACTCCGTAAAGTTCCGTTCATTAGAAATACTAATGCACACAAACTAATAATAACCAATACTTAATCAATCTTGTTTAATGATAAGATAAGCATGTTAGGGCAGGTATTAAgattattatatagatatatcatTTATGTGGCCTTTGAGGCAGTATCACAAAAATGATGATTGTTTCCAAATGTGTTTCCCAGAAAACTCTTCTGGTTGTTCTGATAAATATACAGTCTCAGTCAAAATTAATTTGTTCAGCAAAAAGATATGTTAGTTCGCAGACAAAAACAATGTGCCACAAAGCCACAGCGTTCACACTTTTCAGGGGAAATCTACCTACAAATTGCTTCAAATATGCAAAGACAACCTATAGCTGTCTGCATGTTTAGACAGTAAAAAGCACTATaacaatgtttataaaatgtttatatatattttttttatgatagcTTTGCAACCACCGTTAAGTCATGAAGTATAAGTTACAGCTGGTTTTAACACTGTAATTGAAGGAAATAGTTTTCGAGAGCAGCGAAAGGTCACTTATCATCACCAGTCGCTTACAGTTATGATACATTTCACACAGATCACAACACCAGTTCCTCGCGTGGACAGCTTTTCAGATAATAGCATACTGTAGGTCAGTGGATTTCACGCTTTAGTATAATCACTGCAGAAAAGTTTTATCTTACTTACTAGTCAAAATATAAGATGGAAAATGacatatgttcatttatttcagacaCCCCCATTTGTCGATTTTGTCACGTGAATACATGACTTATTAAAGGACAATTGTCCAATTAGACCAATGCTGGAATAGACTGAGGTGCACACGCATTATCtgattaaacaaataaacaataaaagaattttaaaaaatgcacccAGTCAGTTTAAACACGATGACACGACACGTCATTGGTTATAGACTGCAAAGTGCTTGTATCGCAGTGTAACATCAATTTAACCACGTCGGAATTTGACCAGTGATTGTAAGAGATTTGGATAAAGATCAAATATGGATAAAGCATAATATGCGGCAGTGATGGCACTGACAAGTAACAGAAAGCGTTTTTGGATACTGAAAGTGATGACACAGCGTGAGACACACATGAAAGTCAGTTCTTAGGAGTCTGacctttttctgtttgttcagAAAGGGGAGGGAGGTTCGGATGAAACTGATTTGGAAggaattatgcattttaagtgCAACATCAAGTAAAACTGAATGACGACAGGCGCTGAATGAAAGCTGTGTTTGTATCAAATTTTGAATCGGTTTGAGCTCGCAATTGGATTTTTGTTAAGGCATTGATACTACTTGTCTTGTCATCTGAACAGGATTTCACGTGCTGGTTTGCAGAGACCTCTGTAAGCAATTaagaaagtatattttttaattcactgtgGTGTTCGTTCATGACAAAATGGGACTTTGCTCATAAAATGCTGCATAAAATATGACCTGTAATACTCCACATTTGTATTTGGGTGTTACTTCACATTTTATGCAGTTATCAGGGGAATGGTCTCAATCATCCACACAGGGGTCCAGCACCTAAGACACAGATGACAGTAATTATTAATGGATGTGAAAATGCCATGCCAAATGCCATGGCTACCAGGTGCAGCCTTTGTGCACGTTATTGATAGCAGTTTGTTTAGCCGGTTTAATAAAGTGCGTGCAACATTTAAGATTTAAGTCAACAGAAATATTTTCACTGCTTAATATGCTGTGAAATGAAGCAGTTCTTTcttaacagaaagaaaacatgttCATTCCTTCTCTGACCACTAGATGGAACCAAATTCTATCAAATGCCTTTAAAGGAGTAACTGCCGAATACATACATGCAGAAGTTGAGATAAAAATACACAGATCATATAAGAATCAATATGCAATAataaagatattatttttacatgaattGGTACACTAGTTTTAAAAGCTAtaacatgttcctggatcaacatcccAATCTCAACCAACCAGGATTTAGGGATTCAGGAAATATATGTTTTAGGCTTACAATAAGGGTTAGGTGCTTCTGCACCCTTGTTAGTCTGCtatcattttccttttttggtgGGGGATAAATtatgggtagggttaggttaggcctaTGTTGTTGGACAgtaatgttgttccaggatcaacaaaagATACTGATCCAGGATCATGGTTGACTTGgcatatatataatgttcagTTTTCTCATTGCTTTGTTGCTGAATACTGATTGATTTAAGCATAAAGATGatcaaattcaattaaaagaTTCAATCAAATTTTACTGAGACACAgcagaaatttacattttattctatataagaaatatatttggttAAGTTAAAGGTgcagattaaaaatatttgaaataaaaatgtgttaaactgTAAGCTGAACACTAAATCGATAGCGGTCTAATACAggcgctctttttttttttctgcatggaTCGGGTCGTCTCGTGAGGGCTGACatgttgagatcacatgaccagccCAACACAGCGGGCTTTACCTTGGTAAACCCCCCTATGCTTTCACCATGCAACTTTAAGGTAACTAATCTATActtgtaatgtaatgttgttCACACGTATAGCCTGACGTGACCCATTTAGATTCGAGTCTCGGCCCACCCGGGGTAATTACGATAtatctttatctctctctcatgcAACTGTTCTTTTGATCTTCGACTGTGAATTCATCCAGGCTGAATGGTAATGATATGCTGAAATATCACTTTTTAGAGCTTCTCTGAGTGtgtgaagaagaaaagaacGACTCTGGCGGGCTTTGAAGCTGCCCTGCCCCTTTCAGAGCCGTCATCTCTCCCGCCAGCCCTTTGTTGGTGGCGATGCTGGTTCTTTGTCAGCGGTCTCATGTGGCTTGTGTCCATTCCCATCATCACCAATTACACGTGGCTTTCTCGGACGCACATCTCTGGCGGTGTCACTCATTTACACTCGCGTGAGGACGTCCTGCGTACCTTTAGCTGCTTGTCAAATTTAGCACTCCGTTTAGCTGCTTCTTCTCTTACGGGAACTGACACCcagaatacattttagaaaggAAACAAATGTGTAACTAACACATACGTGAAGAGGTGGTAAAAGTGCCCTGCGCATGTTTGCTTGTTTGAGCGCAGATAAAGGCCGTGGGCCCTGTGTTGCTGTGTTTTAGACTGACAGTGTCTGTCAGGCCTGGCTCTGGGCTGTGTGTAGAGTAAAGGCAGGTCTGCGCTTCTCAATTGCACTCAGCGGGGGACAAGTGCTCGGCTCTCAGGGACGCCACAGCCAGCTGGCTTCACATAGATGAGCCGTGCCCCGACTGTCTGccctgcagtgtgtgtgtgtgtgtgtgtgtgtgtgagagagagaaaaaaagacttgaGTTGGGGATAGAGAGCATTTTCCCTATTTAGTGTTTGCTTTTTCCATCGTGCGTTGTATTTAGTTTTCTAAATCTTTTATAGGAACTACACATTTGACAGGGGAGGATTTATTTTGGAGAGATCCTGAAGCTGTTTGCTTTGGTTTTGGTAGGTGGTTTCGCAAAGTGTTGGTGGTTTCACAGCACATTCCATGAATATGGTACACTCCTGCGACTTTTATTGAATGCAATGAAGTCACAAATTCCATCTTTTGAGCTGTTAGTGTTACTAAAAGGTATGCTTTATTTTGCGTGCATTTAAGAGTTCAAATAAAGCATCTAGCAGTATAATAATGTGATTGTAAAAATCATTCGGATTGAGTatgtgtaacattttttaacCTTGTTAAACATCCTATCATTTAACAAACCATGTATTGTGCTGTATTTGTtggtatttaaaatatcttaaatatatacaaaatatgaaatatatattaaaatatacatacactgactataaataacagaaaatgtattgcatAGGTGGTATGTAAGACTTTCTCTGCTGTGGGTTGTGGTagactgtatttttttcatcacaTTCAGCATGTACTGCATCCCAAAAGTTGGTTCCTAATTATAGCCCCTACTGAGTAACAGCTTCATTTTGGCAGCATTTGCATCTCTGTTACGTAGAAACCTTCTTACATTCTGACACGCgtttttaatctatatttaatgtaacattgtttatatttaattgtttatttaatatttatagtttaGTATTcaagataatatatatttttttattagagtcTGTAATTTTGTGTCAAACAATGCTGGGAGACTGGATAgaagaatttaaataaagaaaaaactttatattattataatgttttcttttggaaGCATGTTCAGCATCCAGAAgatatgttatttaatttttatttaagtgtCTCTATGTAGTCACATTTACTggtaattctttattatttatttttaaatacttttttaaattacaagGCCTTGATTCCGATTTGAGGctaacttttctttttcagtccTTTCGCATTTCCTTTTTTCCAAGTTAGTGTAGTCATCTAATCTGTCATctattttaaaaccaaaatctGATCTCTAACTCTGCTGATCTGCCTGATGAAAAGTCTCTGAGTAGTTGAAGATTACTAGCAGGATCCAATTagattttcattaaatgaatataaaacgaATATGTAGGGAATCAATATTGATGCAGTTCTGTGTTTGAAGATGTTGCCTTTGTACTTGGCCTGTATGGGATAGCCTTTTTTCAGGTCATCTGAGGCAAAGCCCATATTTTGGATGTCAATTTGGCtgttttcatattgttttattcaCAGAGAGTGGACTAATTATTCCAGTGGGGCTGCGCCGCGGCTAACGGAGTGACAGTTGGCGTTATCGGAGTGATCAGTCTGCTTCTAAGCCTCTGCTTTAGCCATTTGACATATATTAACAGTAATTGGTGCCACAGCCACAATGATGTTTTGTAAACCTTATGCCATTTTCCAGGAGGATGACCAAGAGGAATGCAGGGTGGAGGCTGGTCCGTAAAGACCTTCAAAACCACAGAAATGCACTTTTCATCATGAACCTCTAAGAAAACATCCACCTAAAGGTTGgtcacagacacaaacaaataaGGTGGACGCTGGTCTGACATCTCTAATctgcccaaaaaaaaaaaaaaaaaaatgataacaccagcaattatacattttgttttcctgCAAAGAGAGCTAATTGTATAATGCTGGATTTATCTTTTCCAGTGGTTTCTCAACTGGTGGGTCGTGACCCCCCAAAAAATGCGCCATATAGGCTTTCTCTGACAATCATacaaaataatgctaaatgcaAGCCATTACATTTAACCATAGCTACTGTAGGACAgcaatatgaattttttttacatttatttatttaggtcaAATTAAGTGTGTATAAACACTCAAATTAAGGTAAAAGAAAGACTAATGCtatgttcatttcttttctttttttttacatttcaatgaaCATTGTTGTGTACCTAACAATTAGAATACACAGTTTTGGTGCTATCTTGGGTCACCACTTGatgtaaattttacatttaatcgaaaaaatgagaataaaaaatgCTCGGCACTGATTGTGGTTGTGTATATTTTCAGCTAAACCAAATCGGAATACTTACTCAGCATTTCCCACCCTCGTGTCAGCCTATACGTACAGGGCACGTTAGGTCAACATTGGCTAGGCTGTACAGATGTGACTGGGCCTCTTAAGGCTTGCGTGCAAATGCTCTTcccttttgtttgtgtgtttattttttgtgaaacgCACGTAATGTACGCCGAGGTTATTTAATAGCGAAGAGTGGAGTTCCGTGGACTCCAGCAGGTTCTGCAGCTGCCAGATTGTACAAGCGTACGCAGTGGAGAGATGTGTGGTGACAGCAAGCCGCTCATTAAACCGAATCAGCATCAGGGGGGTGACAACTGGACGACTCGAGCCTCGCCCGGTCACTCGGCCACTCTTTGTGGTCTTCTTGCTGGTATCAGGTCAACAGCGGGCATGGGTTGTACTCTCCGGGCTGTGCTGGTGATATCTATTTCAATCCACTTCACCACCTGACATGCAGAATTCCACGTGTGCCAGGGCGCTTTCAACACGGTCTTATGTTGCAGCATCTCCCGCGTCTAGATCGCTTAGCCTCCGACGGGCTCGCCCCGAGCCATAGCGAGTCTCATTTGCGGAGGCTCAGACACTGAGGTAACAGATGTGTGTTGATCTATTCATAGGGTGGTTTATATAATTCTGTCCATCTCGGAAATAATGTGTAAACCCTGTTAGGCTTTGTGGGCCTTTACAGTTTACTTATGCCATCGAAAAAGAATTCAAATACTTTTGTTGTACTTTATGTGTGTGAAAGCATGTATGAATTCCATCAAACAAAGCTTATGTCTCGCACTGTTCTGATCAGACGAAATGCCACGAAGTGACGACAAATACAAAGCTCTTATATAAGTCGTCAGTTGTAATGAGGTATTAATTCAGTTGACTCTGCCCATTGTAGAAACTCATTGGTGCCTTTTCACTTGTCCACTTAACTTTTGGCCAAGTGTTCAAATGGGACAAACTTACAACccagtgtttacatttttaattacttttgcaGCTTTAATCAAGCAATGGAAAGATGTtgcaaacattttacaaaatacacatacattttctgCACTAAGTGAGATGTCAAGTTTTTATACCAAATTGTATGTAATATCTAAacaattacagttttcttcagaTTCTCACAATGATGGGATACGTTTATCCTCAAATACTGATACAAAGCAGTATTATAGATAAAGTGAATTTAGTTCAAGTCTTGGACATTGAGCTTTGGTATATTTCTGATCTGGGAAAGTCTTGTGCACTTACTGTTACAAGTGCATACGCTCTAAAGAGTTTGGGTTATTGGGACAGGCCCATTGTAAGCATTTAAtctgttctgattggttgtggTTTTGtcaccttttttttgttttcagtgtggatttgagaaaaaaattgcaaCAGCTTCATTGTCATTCCTTTTGACTAAAGCCCTTCCAAGCAACATCTTCTGAGGTTTAACCGCATggtgttgtgttttatattataaacagaCTTTGAAATGTAACATCTTTCTATATGCTGATGTTGGAATGAGACTAAACCAGTACatcatgttaaaataaacagtgctaatttttgtaaaattgtgaaatctTTTGTGAGGAGACTTTTATAGGTTGTTCgctttgctgtttttgtgtttgggATTGCACACCACAactgcagaacctgattttcaACGTTCAACGTTTTCCtcgatcaacatctttgttgaccctggaataagattgtgattaaccaatcggatttgaagaaccattttatagtttttgtgaagtttaggcttacaatcagtgtttgttaCTTGTAAATCAGcatcattcatctatcatttcctctgattttaggcattactgaTGGGAGATAGAGATtaataaaatccaaaataaataaaatatttggattaaaatgttattccaGAAACACATAGAACTCAGCAATATCAGGATGTGCATGCCGCTACCATACTCCTTATTTTATATAGGATGTTTGTTATTTATGCAAAAcgtatatatgcattataaatgtatagaatacatatacagtatgctGTATACAAAAACATTGTATCTCACAATGCAGTGCTCAACTTTACCTTCCATTTTCACTGTAacaaattaactttaaatataataccAGCCAAAATCTGCTTCTTGACttttgccttttaaaaataGCCCTTATACAAGCTAACTGTGAAGTTACACACTACTAGTAGTACTCTACTACTCTATTCCAGACCCCTGTTTGTTAGTGCtcagtttttttgcagtgtgtggACGCTCAGTGGCATTGATTGGAATGAGAGAAAATGGGAAGAAAATAAATGGTGCCAGATTAAACCCCATCTGCTAAGCTGCTAAAATTTTCTGAAGGGCAAATAGTAAGTGTTGGTGTACATTTTTAACGCCTTGTCAAActtctgcctcctgaacagccCTCAGTGgtgaaaaatggaaaacaaatgttCTACTGACAGCTTTCCTATGCCCAGGGTGGGGagatatttatatcaaaaaggTGCGAACATAAAGAGTTTTATAGATTGGCTAGTCAGTGCTAAGGGTGTACGAGGGGCTCAAGTAAATTTGGTACCTTAAGCACTTTAaagtgttaattatgttattttattagctGATGGATGGACACAATGAAAATACGTTGGGATAGTGTGAATTGGTCTTTGTTTAGCTCGAGGAAAAGCTTCAGTAACATGTAGGCCAGCTGGTGTAAAGTGGTTTACCCTCTAGGTGGGGCAATAACAAAAAGtcagtcttttatttattacgtTGTAGCAAAAGGTAtaacatatacaatatatacccTTGGTTTAAAATGGCTATTAACTTGGGATGTTGAGTTTTTTGGCACAATGATATACTgtaaaagaaacactttttaacttcctttttagttaattaatgaaataaaataaatacactttaaatacatcaaaatgtataaatatatttataatgtcaattttatatgtatgtttctGCCATTGTTTGACATACCATAAAAACTTACCACTGAAACCAgataacaggtttttactgtaacatAGTCTTTTTAACTAagatttattgaattatttttattttattatttttttaacagtgactatgtttttttacttaagcAGTTTCAGCTACATAATCACCATTCCTGAGCTGCAGACATATTGTTACCTCAATTCAAGGAATACATATGGAGCAGAATAAGCCCTCTATGGCTCCTACAGTAATTAGACCCAATTTGTCACATGACCTGCTTTTATGTGTCCAGTGAGTGGAGTAAAGCCTGTTTTCACCTTTCCCCTCATCACCGGTGTGTACTTGAGGGCCAATGTATTCACGCTTACCCATGGCTTGGCAGTGGGGCATGTTTCCTCGCCccaataatatattaataatcagatACTGCCACCGCATGTCTTGCTGTcgctgtttgcttgtttttatagTTCACGGGTCAGTGGAGTGGCATTTGGTGCATGTCCCCTGTGCAAGTCATGTCTGTACTAACTAGCTAGTTGTGACCACTGTGAGGCCGTGCCGGTGACGAGCCGCTTTCATAATGTTGACTATGTAAGTGACAGGCATGATAGGGAAATGCTTATGCAAAACTGAGTATGAATAATGGATGAACTCATATCAATTCATAGATCACATGACCATGGCATAAGCAAACATATTGTCCTTGTCTGCTTGATGAGAGTGGAAGGTCACcagaggaacagaaaaaaaaacggaaaagAGAGAGACGACACATGAGAAGAGTGAATTTATATAAAGAGGAGgtcaagagaaaaaaacagaagcaagACAATTAATGCCATcttgaaatatgcaataaaatggATGGACATTAGAAATGCAGCACATGCTTCTTCACTTCAAACACGGCAGGTGCAGAATTGACCATTTTTCTCATTGGcccttttattttctgtctgttttaaaTGGGCCTGAACCTGctcattaatttagttaaatgaGGTGAGAAAGTTGTTTTCGAGGTGGATGGGGGGTTGGGCGATCTTAAAAGCATTTCCTGTGATTTTGTTCATGTGTAGACCAGGTCCACCAACCCTGACTGCAAGCAGCTATTGGGTCACCGACCACAGTCTCGCTCAAAGTCTTTACTCTACTCCATTTACTTTGGGCCTCTAGGGGCTAATGTTTTGTGACATTGCCAGTTACGCTCAAATCACAGAAGTTTGAACAGTATGCCTGGATAGATTTGGTGCAATAGCTGGTATTTATTAGTATGCATAAACCTAAAAAGACAAACACGTCGTTTTGAAGCTGCCGTTGTTCTCTAAAAGAGCAGATGTTACCGGTATCTCCGGCGCAGATCAATATCGTCGTCTTTGTGCTAGAAAAGCCCACAAGATACCTTCACAGGCATTTGTCTGTTAAAAGCACATATCTGAATTGTTGCTTAACCCAAGCAGTGACCCTGCCACTTGCAATCCCCCCCCCTCTGCCTAGATTCACCAGCGCACGGTCCCCCTTGGAGGCAGGCGATACAGGGTGTGTCAAAAAGGGCCACTAGAACCAAACGGGAAACCTGTGATTCACAAATCCGAAGGCTCGCTCCGTGGCTGCTTACTCATCTGTTAAAAACAGAGTGA containing:
- the si:ch211-184m13.4 gene encoding G-protein coupled receptor 183, translated to MTMNASFLNQTCDVFIYKESTRIIFPIFYCLIFVISVAGNSLVLCITCQKKQKMNSTTLYIINLAISDTLFTLALPGRITYYIRGFDWPFGDFFCRLTAMIFYSNTYASIAFMTCISVDRYLAMLHRQRCQKLRKIKVVRCICILVWVMVLLETSPLLFRNIMETRANHRTCMELFNLDSHGMAITLLFACIIGFCFPLGLILCCYSQVSCKLSKTAKENPVTNRSGSNSRAKNMILLILLSFVVCFSPYHINIMQFAVRRLLSEPDCEDLKTLKMSLQVTVAMMNFNTCLDPIIYFFAIKTYKQRVMSLFKSYISISASSRSMQENSSSNT